A single genomic interval of Spirosoma taeanense harbors:
- a CDS encoding TolC family protein, with translation MIKLIIWALLLFGLSAQGQDTLSITLRQVDSLFLQRNLLALAGRYQIEAAQAQIIQARLLDNPTINAELNAYNPALRRPLDVGSNGQKAFSIQQTILLAGKRSKRVAVATEQARLTELQFADLLRSLRFDLRSRFYEIYFTQNTLSVYNSQRARLTETVQAFERQYNRNNVALRELVRLKALLLQLNNDQLELQNQLAGQQRDLRTLLQTTATIRPVTSNTDLLRYGATLPELSRAIDLAFENRPDLRGAEVAVRQADANLSLQKALATPDLRVGGLYDQNASYTPNYTAVTVSMDLPLLNKNQGNIRSARAQADYLRLAQRNVRTMVENEVQAALQQIQQTEAAYQSIDRSFPAQFDELNQGVLRNFERGNLSLIEFVDLFETYLQNVQQLNRLSADRINAYEQLNFTVGTDLFK, from the coding sequence ATGATTAAGCTAATCATCTGGGCACTCCTGCTGTTTGGCCTGAGCGCTCAGGGACAGGATACGCTTTCAATTACCCTGCGGCAGGTCGATAGTCTGTTCCTGCAGCGTAACCTGCTGGCGCTGGCGGGCCGCTACCAGATCGAAGCAGCCCAGGCCCAGATCATTCAGGCCCGGCTGCTCGATAACCCAACGATCAATGCCGAGCTGAATGCATATAATCCGGCCCTGCGCCGACCGCTTGATGTAGGCTCAAATGGGCAGAAAGCGTTTTCCATTCAGCAGACAATCCTGCTGGCGGGCAAACGCAGTAAGCGCGTGGCCGTTGCCACCGAGCAGGCCCGACTGACCGAACTCCAGTTTGCCGATCTGCTCCGGTCGCTCCGGTTCGACTTGCGTAGCCGTTTTTACGAAATTTATTTCACGCAGAACACGCTGTCGGTGTATAACAGCCAGCGGGCCCGGCTGACCGAAACGGTTCAGGCGTTTGAGCGGCAGTATAATCGAAATAACGTAGCCCTGCGCGAACTGGTCCGGCTCAAAGCCCTGCTGCTTCAGCTGAATAACGATCAGCTGGAACTTCAGAACCAACTGGCCGGGCAGCAACGCGACCTGCGAACGCTGCTGCAGACAACGGCTACCATCCGGCCTGTTACGTCGAACACCGATTTGCTTCGCTACGGCGCTACCCTGCCCGAGTTGAGCCGAGCTATTGATCTGGCTTTCGAGAACCGACCCGATCTGCGCGGGGCCGAAGTGGCCGTACGGCAGGCCGACGCCAATCTGTCGCTGCAAAAAGCCCTGGCCACACCAGACTTACGCGTCGGCGGACTTTACGACCAGAACGCGAGCTATACACCTAATTACACGGCCGTAACGGTGAGCATGGACCTGCCGCTGCTCAATAAAAACCAGGGAAACATTCGCTCGGCGCGGGCGCAGGCCGATTACCTGCGGCTGGCTCAGCGTAACGTCCGGACAATGGTTGAAAACGAGGTGCAGGCCGCCCTGCAGCAGATTCAGCAGACCGAAGCCGCTTACCAGTCGATTGATCGCAGCTTCCCGGCGCAGTTTGACGAACTCAACCAGGGCGTGCTGCGCAATTTCGAACGGGGGAATCTGTCGCTTATTGAGTTTGTCGATCTGTTCGAGACCTATCTCCAGAACGTACAGCAGCTCAACCGGCTCAGTGCCGACCGCATTAACGCCTACGAACAACTCAATTTCACGGTCGGCACCGACCTGTTCAAGTAA
- a CDS encoding efflux RND transporter permease subunit, with protein MNNLIKSILGFSLKNRFFVFFMVGTLVAAGVYSYLNTPIEAFPDVTNTQIIVVTEWNGRSAEEVERFVTVPIEVAMNSVQRKTNVRSITMFGLSVMKIIFEDNVDDFFARQQVTNQLRTVSLPEGVDPDIQPPYGPTGEIFRYTLKSDSRDTRELLTLQNWVIDRQLRAVPGVADIVAFGGREKTYEVSVNPMQLQKYGITPSEVYNAVTQNNLNVGGDVIEKNGQAYVVRGIGLLTNIADIENIIVDEQGGLPVLVRDVAQVIESNQPRVGQVGLNGNDDVVEGIIVQRKGENPSEVLARVKAKIAELNEKVLPSDVKMVTFYDRDNLMTYCTETVLHNLAEGILFVTVIVFLFMADWRTTLIVSIIIPLALLFAFLCMRLRGMSANLLSMGAVDFGIIIDGAVVMVEGIFVVLDHRAHQVGMAKFNKLAKLGLIRKTGTELGKAVFFSKLIIITALLPIFSFEKVEGKMFSPLAWTLGFALLGALIFTLTLVPVLCSILLNRNVKEKNNPVVNFFNRIITRGFGWTYAHRKLSMLLALAFMGLTFASASLLGTEFLPQLNEGALWVEAKLPMSSSLNETTKMVRVLRSKLMGFPEVNGVLSQTGRSNDGTDPSGFYYVQMQVNLKPKKEWTRKITTDQLIEEMDAKLKQFQGINYNYSQPIIDNVAEAVAGMNASNAVKIFGNDLDELDHYADQVIEAIRDVPGVKDVGILRNVGQPEMSIFVDKQKMAFYGVRVGDAEAVIEMAIGGKTASQLYEGERRFDIRVRYQPDFRKNEEDISRLMVPTIRGNKIPLKEIAEIRTLTGPAFVYRDKNKRFIGVKFSVRERDLGSTIAEAQRKVQQSVKFERGYDVEWTGEFENQVRATKRLSQVVPISLLAIFVILFVLFGNVKDAGLVLLNVPFALIGGILALHATGTIFGISAGVGFIALFGICVQNGVILISVFNNNLNDGMTLDQAIAEGVSARIRPVVMTAMMAAIGLLPAAVSTGIGSETQKPLAIVVIGGLITATVLTLLIFPIIYRFFNRHRAHTITRRNRRKSADTTLA; from the coding sequence ATGAACAACCTCATCAAATCCATTCTTGGCTTTTCCCTGAAGAACCGGTTCTTCGTGTTCTTTATGGTTGGCACGTTGGTGGCGGCTGGCGTTTATAGCTATCTCAACACCCCCATCGAAGCGTTTCCGGACGTAACCAACACGCAGATTATTGTGGTGACGGAGTGGAACGGGCGCTCGGCGGAGGAGGTCGAACGCTTCGTTACGGTACCCATTGAAGTGGCCATGAATTCGGTGCAGCGCAAGACCAACGTACGCTCGATTACGATGTTCGGCCTGTCGGTGATGAAGATTATTTTCGAGGATAACGTGGATGATTTCTTTGCCCGGCAGCAGGTTACCAACCAGCTCCGAACCGTCTCGCTGCCCGAGGGTGTGGATCCGGATATTCAGCCGCCCTACGGTCCCACCGGCGAGATTTTCCGGTACACACTCAAATCCGACAGCCGCGACACCCGCGAACTGCTGACCCTGCAGAACTGGGTCATTGACCGGCAGCTCCGGGCCGTGCCGGGCGTAGCCGACATCGTTGCTTTCGGCGGGCGGGAGAAGACCTATGAGGTAAGCGTCAACCCGATGCAGCTCCAGAAATACGGGATTACGCCCTCCGAAGTCTATAACGCGGTTACCCAGAATAATCTCAACGTGGGGGGCGACGTCATCGAGAAAAACGGGCAGGCTTACGTCGTGCGCGGCATTGGTCTGCTGACGAACATCGCCGATATCGAGAACATCATCGTTGATGAACAGGGCGGTCTGCCGGTCCTCGTCCGCGACGTAGCGCAGGTCATCGAATCCAACCAGCCGCGCGTGGGTCAGGTGGGATTGAATGGCAATGACGACGTTGTGGAGGGGATTATCGTGCAGCGCAAGGGCGAAAACCCCAGCGAAGTGCTGGCCCGGGTGAAAGCCAAAATTGCTGAGCTAAACGAAAAAGTGCTGCCCTCCGACGTCAAAATGGTCACCTTCTACGACCGCGACAATCTGATGACGTACTGCACCGAAACAGTGCTGCACAACCTCGCCGAAGGGATTCTGTTCGTGACGGTAATCGTGTTTCTGTTCATGGCCGACTGGCGCACAACGCTCATTGTCAGCATCATCATCCCGCTGGCGCTGCTGTTTGCCTTCCTATGTATGCGGCTGCGGGGCATGTCGGCCAACCTGCTGTCGATGGGGGCCGTTGATTTTGGCATCATCATCGACGGCGCGGTGGTGATGGTAGAAGGCATCTTCGTCGTGCTCGATCACCGGGCGCACCAGGTCGGCATGGCTAAATTCAATAAGCTGGCCAAGCTCGGTCTGATTCGCAAAACCGGCACGGAGCTGGGCAAGGCCGTTTTCTTCTCGAAGCTGATTATCATTACGGCCCTGCTGCCCATTTTCTCGTTCGAGAAAGTGGAGGGCAAAATGTTCAGTCCGCTGGCCTGGACGCTAGGGTTCGCCCTGCTGGGCGCGTTGATTTTCACCCTGACGCTGGTGCCGGTACTCTGCTCAATCCTGCTGAACCGGAACGTAAAGGAGAAAAACAATCCGGTCGTTAACTTCTTCAACCGCATCATTACGCGCGGCTTCGGCTGGACCTACGCGCACCGCAAACTGAGTATGCTCCTGGCACTGGCGTTCATGGGTCTGACGTTCGCATCGGCTTCGCTGCTGGGTACGGAGTTCCTGCCGCAGTTGAATGAAGGCGCCCTGTGGGTAGAAGCCAAGTTACCCATGAGCAGTTCGCTAAACGAGACGACCAAAATGGTGCGGGTTCTGCGAAGCAAACTGATGGGCTTTCCGGAGGTGAACGGAGTGCTGTCGCAGACGGGCCGCTCCAACGACGGTACCGACCCGTCGGGTTTTTATTACGTACAGATGCAGGTCAATCTGAAGCCCAAAAAAGAGTGGACCCGTAAGATCACGACCGATCAGCTGATTGAGGAGATGGATGCTAAACTGAAACAGTTTCAGGGCATCAACTACAACTACTCGCAGCCCATCATCGACAACGTAGCCGAAGCCGTTGCGGGTATGAACGCCAGCAACGCGGTCAAAATTTTCGGCAACGACCTCGACGAACTAGACCACTACGCTGATCAGGTCATTGAGGCCATCCGCGATGTGCCGGGCGTAAAAGACGTCGGTATTCTGCGGAACGTTGGCCAGCCCGAAATGAGCATTTTCGTTGATAAGCAGAAAATGGCGTTTTACGGCGTTCGGGTGGGCGATGCCGAAGCGGTTATTGAAATGGCAATTGGGGGCAAAACGGCCAGTCAGTTATACGAGGGCGAACGACGTTTCGACATCCGCGTTCGTTATCAGCCCGACTTCCGCAAGAACGAAGAAGACATCAGCCGGCTGATGGTGCCTACCATACGGGGCAACAAGATTCCGCTCAAGGAAATCGCCGAAATTCGTACACTTACCGGTCCCGCCTTTGTGTACCGCGACAAGAACAAACGGTTCATTGGCGTCAAGTTCTCGGTTCGGGAACGGGACCTGGGCAGCACCATTGCCGAAGCCCAGCGGAAAGTACAGCAGTCGGTGAAGTTTGAGCGGGGTTACGACGTAGAATGGACGGGTGAGTTCGAGAACCAGGTTCGGGCCACGAAACGGCTCAGTCAGGTGGTGCCGATTAGTTTGCTGGCCATTTTCGTGATTTTGTTCGTGCTGTTCGGCAACGTAAAAGATGCGGGGTTGGTCCTGCTCAACGTTCCGTTTGCGCTCATCGGCGGCATTCTGGCTCTGCACGCGACCGGCACCATTTTCGGCATCTCGGCGGGGGTGGGTTTCATCGCTCTGTTTGGCATCTGCGTCCAGAATGGAGTAATCCTGATTTCCGTCTTCAACAACAACCTGAACGATGGGATGACGCTTGATCAGGCGATTGCCGAGGGAGTCAGCGCCCGCATTCGGCCGGTGGTTATGACCGCCATGATGGCCGCCATTGGCCTGTTGCCCGCAGCCGTCAGCACCGGCATCGGCTCCGAAACGCAGAAGCCGTTGGCCATTGTCGTCATCGGCGGCCTTATTACAGCGACCGTACTGACACTACTCATCTTTCCAATTATCTACCGGTTTTTTAACCGGCACCGAGCGCACACGATCACCCGGCGAAATCGCCGAAAATCAGCGGACACAACCTTAGCGTAA
- a CDS encoding efflux RND transporter periplasmic adaptor subunit, giving the protein MDYYSGIKVLLISLLLASCTTRSETVKEDESPRLPVIQLSKQDATLDHDYASNLEAVQNVEVRARVAGYLDKILVDEGQSVRKGQLLFQLNQAEYQVKVAEAQASLESATAQAQSADVEMSRVKLLVDKNVISPSELKLARAKKETARAAIDQAKAALANARLLVSLTSIRAPFNGVINRLPYKQGSLIEDGALLTTISDLQEMYAYFNVSEKEYLSFVKKRRDPEKTTVREVDLLLADDTQYPHKGKIETAETVFEGNSGTIAFRARFPNPNRLLRHGATGKIRITTDVDDAVLVPQKAVFEVQDKNFVYIVDARNKVSTRSFVPSSRVDQFYIVQSGLKPGDRIVYEGLQNLKDGMTIVPRTLPSDSLRAMYAMAR; this is encoded by the coding sequence ATGGATTATTATTCAGGCATAAAAGTCCTGCTCATAAGTCTCTTACTAGCCAGTTGTACAACCCGGAGCGAGACCGTAAAAGAGGATGAAAGTCCACGTCTTCCGGTTATTCAGCTGAGCAAACAGGATGCCACGCTCGATCATGATTACGCCAGCAACCTGGAAGCTGTTCAGAACGTAGAGGTTCGGGCTCGGGTGGCTGGTTATTTAGATAAAATTCTGGTTGATGAAGGCCAGTCCGTCCGGAAAGGCCAGCTGCTGTTCCAGCTCAACCAGGCGGAGTATCAGGTTAAAGTGGCCGAAGCGCAGGCCAGTCTGGAAAGTGCCACTGCCCAGGCGCAGTCGGCCGATGTAGAGATGAGCCGGGTGAAGCTGCTGGTCGACAAAAACGTCATTTCGCCTTCCGAACTAAAACTCGCCCGCGCCAAAAAAGAAACCGCCAGGGCCGCCATCGATCAGGCCAAGGCCGCACTGGCCAACGCCCGGCTGCTGGTTTCGCTGACCAGTATTCGCGCGCCGTTCAACGGGGTTATTAACCGGTTGCCGTATAAGCAGGGCAGCCTGATTGAAGACGGTGCTTTGCTCACAACCATTTCCGACCTGCAGGAGATGTACGCCTATTTTAACGTATCCGAAAAAGAGTATCTGTCTTTCGTTAAGAAACGGCGCGATCCCGAAAAAACAACCGTACGGGAGGTGGATCTGCTGCTGGCCGATGACACGCAGTATCCCCATAAAGGGAAGATAGAAACGGCAGAAACGGTCTTTGAAGGCAACTCGGGTACAATTGCCTTCCGGGCGCGCTTTCCCAACCCGAACCGGCTGCTCCGCCACGGTGCTACCGGCAAAATACGCATAACGACCGACGTCGACGACGCGGTTCTGGTGCCCCAGAAGGCCGTGTTTGAAGTGCAGGATAAGAACTTCGTTTACATCGTTGACGCCCGAAATAAGGTAAGCACGCGCAGTTTCGTACCGAGCAGCCGGGTCGACCAGTTCTATATTGTGCAGTCGGGCCTTAAACCCGGCGACCGGATTGTGTACGAGGGGTTACAGAACCTGAAAGACGGCATGACCATTGTGCCCAGAACCCTTCCGAGCGATAGCCTGCGGGCAATGTATGCAATGGCCCGTTAA
- a CDS encoding efflux RND transporter permease subunit — protein MFNTFIKRPLLSTVISVLIVLLGVLALSSLPVTQFPDIVPPSVTVTTRYTGASADVSVKAVVTPLERAINGVPGMTYMTSVSGNDGTSIITVFFAVGTDPDLASVNVQNRVTTVLDELPEEVIKAGVVTEKEVNSMLLYLNVVSDDPTVDEKFIYNFADINILAELKRIDGVGFAAIMGSRDYSMRVWLKPDRMTVYGVSADDVIAGIRKQNVEAAPGKAGESADRDPQTLQYVLRYTGKFFEPAQYENLVLRTNDDGSLLRLKDVADVEFGSADYGVLSKTDGKPSAAIMLKQRPGSNAREVIANVKSRMVELKERSFPAGMTYNYAYDVSRFLDASIDNVLHTLFEAFVLVFIIVFLFLQDWRATLICALAVPVALVGTFAFMNIIGFSINLLTLFALVLAIGIVVDNAIVVVEAVHAKMEEEHISPRAATFGAMGEIAGAIVAITLVMSAVFVPVAFMTGPVGIFYRQFSLTLAISIVISGVNALTLTPALCAILLRPHEPGGKKGLLGNFFARFNKGYDKLANWYSGLLRPLLSRSVITWGILAAFVLGTWGVNAILPSGFIPTEDQGMIYANVTTPAGATVSRTEKVLDEIEALARKEDAVENVSTLAGYSLLTDGAGASYGMGMINLKPWDERKESMQDMIARLEEKAKTISDASIQFFPPPTVPGFGNASGFELRLLDVGRSGDLQKMTDVNKAFIEALGKRPEIRNAFTSFDPNFPQYMIHVDQEKAAQKGVSIENAMGTLQTLMGSYYASNFIRFGQMYKVYVQADPSYRTKPEDVLTMRVKNDEGEMVPYSNFVTLERVYGPEQLTRYNMYTSAMINGEAAPGYSSGDAITAIEEVAAQTLPRGFSFEWSGMTREEVMSGDQALYIFAICLVFVYLLLVAQYESVLLPLPVILSLPTGIFGSFLLLQVLGLQNNIYAQVALVMLIGLLGKNAILIVEFANQRQKEGIPIVKAAIEGAVSRLRPILMTSFAFIAGLVPLMMAAGAGAVGNRSIGTAAAGGMLTGTLFGLFIIPGLYVFFAKLGERFGSKRPTDDEPQDAHSQQSEGDQIAVSTQNHVNGSVVHS, from the coding sequence ATGTTTAACACCTTCATCAAGAGGCCCTTACTCTCAACTGTCATCTCTGTCCTGATTGTTCTGTTGGGGGTACTGGCACTGTCGAGCCTGCCCGTTACGCAATTCCCCGATATTGTACCACCCTCGGTAACGGTAACGACCAGGTACACCGGCGCCAGCGCCGACGTTAGCGTAAAAGCCGTGGTGACGCCCCTGGAGCGAGCCATCAACGGCGTGCCGGGTATGACCTATATGACGTCGGTATCGGGGAATGACGGTACATCGATCATTACCGTTTTCTTTGCGGTAGGTACTGATCCCGACCTGGCATCGGTAAACGTTCAGAACCGCGTCACGACCGTACTCGACGAACTGCCCGAAGAAGTAATCAAGGCAGGGGTTGTAACGGAAAAAGAGGTAAACAGTATGCTGCTGTACCTCAACGTGGTAAGCGACGACCCAACGGTCGATGAAAAGTTTATCTACAACTTTGCCGATATCAATATTCTGGCCGAGCTCAAGCGGATAGATGGAGTCGGTTTTGCGGCCATTATGGGTAGCCGGGACTACTCCATGCGGGTATGGCTCAAGCCCGACCGCATGACGGTCTATGGCGTATCTGCCGATGATGTGATTGCCGGTATCCGGAAGCAGAACGTAGAGGCAGCCCCCGGTAAAGCCGGTGAAAGTGCCGACCGCGATCCCCAAACGCTTCAGTACGTGCTGCGGTATACAGGGAAATTCTTCGAGCCTGCCCAGTACGAGAACTTAGTCCTTCGTACTAACGATGATGGGTCACTGCTACGGCTTAAAGACGTAGCTGATGTAGAGTTTGGCTCTGCCGACTACGGCGTTTTATCAAAGACGGATGGCAAACCATCAGCAGCCATTATGCTCAAGCAGCGGCCCGGCTCCAACGCCCGCGAGGTAATTGCCAACGTAAAATCCCGCATGGTTGAGCTAAAGGAGCGGTCATTTCCCGCGGGCATGACTTACAACTATGCCTACGATGTGTCGCGTTTTCTGGATGCATCCATCGACAACGTCCTGCACACGCTGTTTGAGGCCTTTGTACTGGTGTTCATCATTGTGTTCCTGTTCCTGCAGGACTGGCGGGCTACGCTCATTTGCGCCCTGGCGGTGCCGGTTGCCCTGGTGGGTACGTTCGCCTTTATGAATATCATTGGTTTCTCTATTAACCTGCTCACCCTCTTTGCGCTGGTGCTGGCCATCGGTATTGTGGTAGACAATGCCATTGTGGTCGTAGAAGCCGTTCACGCCAAGATGGAAGAAGAGCACATTTCGCCCAGAGCAGCCACGTTCGGAGCCATGGGCGAAATTGCCGGAGCCATTGTTGCCATTACGCTGGTCATGTCGGCCGTGTTTGTGCCGGTGGCGTTCATGACTGGGCCGGTCGGAATTTTCTACCGGCAGTTTTCCCTGACGCTGGCTATTTCCATCGTCATTTCGGGCGTCAACGCCCTTACCCTAACGCCCGCGCTATGCGCTATTCTGCTGCGTCCGCATGAGCCGGGTGGCAAAAAAGGACTGCTGGGCAATTTCTTTGCCCGGTTCAATAAAGGGTATGATAAACTTGCCAACTGGTATAGTGGCCTGTTGCGCCCGCTGCTCAGCCGTAGTGTCATTACCTGGGGCATCCTGGCTGCGTTTGTCCTCGGTACGTGGGGCGTTAATGCCATATTGCCCAGCGGCTTCATTCCTACCGAAGACCAGGGCATGATCTACGCCAACGTAACAACCCCCGCCGGGGCAACCGTATCGAGAACGGAGAAAGTGCTGGACGAGATTGAGGCCCTGGCCCGCAAAGAAGATGCCGTGGAGAACGTTTCGACGCTGGCGGGATACAGTTTGCTCACCGATGGTGCCGGCGCGTCGTATGGCATGGGTATGATTAACCTCAAGCCCTGGGACGAGCGTAAAGAATCCATGCAGGATATGATTGCCAGACTAGAAGAAAAAGCTAAAACCATATCGGACGCCAGTATTCAGTTTTTTCCCCCACCTACGGTACCGGGCTTTGGCAACGCCAGTGGGTTTGAACTACGGTTGCTCGATGTGGGCCGGAGTGGCGATTTGCAGAAGATGACCGACGTCAATAAAGCCTTCATTGAGGCCCTCGGTAAGCGGCCCGAAATTCGGAATGCCTTTACGAGTTTCGATCCCAACTTCCCGCAGTACATGATCCACGTCGATCAGGAAAAAGCAGCTCAGAAAGGTGTTTCGATAGAAAACGCCATGGGCACGCTGCAAACGCTGATGGGTAGCTACTACGCGTCGAACTTTATCCGGTTTGGGCAAATGTACAAGGTGTATGTGCAGGCTGATCCTAGTTACCGCACCAAGCCCGAAGATGTGCTGACTATGCGCGTAAAGAATGACGAGGGCGAGATGGTCCCTTATTCCAATTTCGTTACGCTCGAACGGGTCTATGGACCCGAGCAGCTTACCCGCTACAACATGTATACCTCGGCCATGATCAATGGTGAGGCTGCACCGGGCTACAGCAGTGGCGACGCGATTACCGCTATTGAAGAAGTAGCTGCCCAAACCCTGCCGCGGGGCTTTAGCTTCGAATGGTCGGGCATGACCCGCGAGGAAGTCATGTCGGGCGACCAGGCGCTGTATATTTTCGCCATCTGTCTGGTGTTTGTGTATTTGCTGCTTGTGGCTCAGTACGAAAGCGTGCTACTGCCGCTGCCGGTTATTCTGTCGTTGCCCACGGGTATTTTCGGTTCGTTCCTGCTGTTGCAGGTGCTGGGGTTGCAGAACAACATCTACGCGCAGGTGGCGCTGGTCATGCTCATTGGCTTGCTGGGTAAGAATGCCATTCTGATTGTGGAGTTTGCCAACCAGCGGCAGAAAGAAGGCATCCCTATTGTGAAGGCAGCTATTGAAGGGGCCGTATCCCGGCTACGACCCATTCTAATGACCTCGTTTGCGTTCATTGCGGGTCTGGTACCCCTCATGATGGCAGCCGGAGCCGGAGCCGTAGGAAACCGCTCTATCGGAACGGCGGCAGCGGGAGGTATGCTTACCGGTACTCTTTTCGGCCTGTTCATAATTCCGGGTTTATATGTGTTTTTTGCCAAACTCGGTGAGCGGTTCGGGTCTAAACGTCCTACCGACGACGAACCTCAGGATGCTCATTCGCAG
- a CDS encoding efflux RND transporter periplasmic adaptor subunit: MNALKVLINIGLLGLLIACSTKPEPAQDDSKQEAFTLTDTMLSRIQTEEVKPEPIRSQLRLIGRVVPDENRVIRVFPLVGGNVRDVRAELGDYVQKGQTLAIIQSGEVAGYNSELTQAQAELRLAQKNLQVAQDMFADKLSSERDVLAARKEVEREQAELARLKEVLQIYGADQQSQSLVKAPISGYVLEKNINRGTQLRSDDANAVFTISQLNEIWVLANVNESDIGRIKTGLSAQIQTLSYPDRVFHGTVDKVYNVLDQSTKTMQIRVRLANEQMLLKPGMNASVTLSFEEGGTLPVIPAKALIFDKSKQFVMVFHDRKRIDTREVQVYRSQGDVAYIRSGLKPGERVITQSQLLIYDALND, from the coding sequence ATGAATGCACTCAAAGTCCTTATCAATATAGGTCTGCTGGGCCTGCTTATAGCCTGTTCGACCAAACCCGAACCGGCTCAGGATGATTCGAAACAGGAAGCGTTTACCCTGACGGATACCATGCTGAGCCGCATCCAGACCGAAGAAGTCAAACCCGAACCGATCCGGAGTCAGCTGCGGCTCATTGGCCGGGTTGTACCCGACGAGAACCGCGTCATCCGGGTGTTTCCGCTGGTGGGTGGCAATGTCCGCGATGTCCGGGCCGAACTGGGCGACTATGTCCAGAAAGGTCAGACGCTGGCCATAATTCAGTCGGGCGAAGTGGCTGGCTACAACAGCGAGTTAACCCAGGCGCAGGCCGAACTCCGGCTGGCGCAGAAAAATCTTCAGGTGGCGCAGGATATGTTTGCCGACAAGCTGAGTTCGGAGCGCGACGTGCTGGCGGCCCGCAAGGAGGTGGAACGCGAACAGGCCGAACTGGCCCGCCTGAAGGAAGTCCTTCAGATCTACGGTGCCGATCAGCAATCGCAGTCGCTGGTGAAAGCACCCATTTCCGGCTACGTCCTAGAGAAGAACATCAACCGGGGTACGCAGCTTCGCTCCGATGACGCCAACGCGGTTTTCACCATTTCGCAGCTAAACGAAATCTGGGTGCTGGCCAACGTCAACGAGTCGGACATTGGCCGGATAAAAACCGGTCTGTCGGCCCAGATTCAGACGCTGAGCTATCCCGACCGGGTGTTTCACGGTACCGTCGATAAGGTATACAACGTGCTGGATCAAAGCACGAAAACGATGCAGATACGGGTCCGGCTGGCAAACGAGCAGATGCTGCTCAAACCCGGCATGAACGCCAGCGTCACCCTCTCCTTTGAGGAGGGCGGCACCCTGCCGGTGATTCCGGCCAAAGCTCTGATCTTCGACAAGAGCAAGCAGTTTGTGATGGTTTTCCACGACCGGAAACGGATCGACACTCGCGAGGTGCAGGTGTACCGCTCGCAGGGCGATGTGGCCTATATCCGCTCGGGCCTGAAACCAGGCGAGCGGGTCATCACGCAGTCACAGTTACTGATCTATGACGCCCTAAACGACTAA